A portion of the Melanotaenia boesemani isolate fMelBoe1 chromosome 2, fMelBoe1.pri, whole genome shotgun sequence genome contains these proteins:
- the LOC121628512 gene encoding claudin-4-like has translation MGSSAVQMACVAFGVLGLIGVIICCSIPRWKVSSFIGSNIVTAQTTQEGLWMECVVQSTGQQQCKNYDSLLVLPSDLQAARAMTIISCMLSCLSLLILFCGADFTTCVENEDAKSKISLVAAVGLLLAGLMVIIPVSWSANNIVRDFNNPLVPSSNKKELGACIYVGWGAGVLLILAGGLLCCFSRPKSSSSGGTAKYFSNSASAPNKNYV, from the exons ATGGGATCTTCTGCAGTTCAGATGGCATGTGTGGCCTTTGGGGTCCTTGGACTCATTGGCGTCATTATTTGCTGCTCTATTCCTCGCTGGAAGGTGTCGTCCTTCATAGGATCCAACATTGTGACAGCACAG ACCACTCAAGAGGGCCTGTGGATGGAGTGTGTGGTGCAGAGCACCGGGCAGCAACAGTGCAAGAACTACGACTCCCTGCTGGTTTTGCCCTCAGACCTGCAGGCTGCCAGAGCCATGACCATCATCAGCTGCATGCTCTCCTGCCTcagcctcctcatcctcttctgcGGTGCTGACTTCACCACTTGTGTGGAGAACGAAGACGCCAAGTCTAAGATCAGCCTGGTGGCTGCAGTAGGCCTGCTGCTTGCTGGTCTCATGGTGATCATCCCAGTCAGCTGGTCTGCAAATAATATTGTGAGAGACTTCAACAACCCCTTGGTACCTTCCTCCAATAAAAAGGAGTTAGGAGCATGCATCTATGTGGGTTGGGGAGCTGGTGTGCTGCTGATTCTGGCTGGTGGTCTGCTCTGCTGCTTTAGCAGACCCaaatccagcagctctggaggaACCGCCAAGTACTTTAGCAACAGTGCTTCAGCCCCAAACAAAAACTATGTGTAG